A single Arcobacter sp. FWKO B DNA region contains:
- a CDS encoding biotin/lipoyl-containing protein: protein MSKKYIDIMDTTFRDGFQSVFGGRVLMNDFFPAVEAAKEAGLTHFEFGGGARFQSLFFYLQENAFEMMDRFRSIVGPEANLQTLSRGINTVMLDTGSREMIDLHAKLFAKHGTTTIRNFDALNDVNNLEFSAQCIKKYGLKHEVVVTLMDLPPGCVGAHDVPFYEKTLRNILDSGLPFDSVCFKDASGTSSPQKVYDTIKMARRLLGDSVHIRLHTHETAGVSVACYLAALEAGVDGIDLAASPVSGGTSQPDILTMLHAVKGKDYDLGGLEIDKILKYEEVLNDCLKDYFMPPEATQVSPLIPFSPMPGGALTANTQMMRDNGTLDKFPEVIKAMREVVERGGYGTSVTPVSQFYWQQAYANVMFGPWKQIAPGYGRMVLGYFGKTPVEADPEIIKLASEKLKLEPTTQNPLDFADADPIKSIACWTERLQKEGLEVSDENIFIAAACDEKGIAFLKGESQLNVRKNSDCDDIKCEKTNKSEENKGMSNATGNYTVIVDGQKFNVTVAEGGADIKVTPVQETTATESAPAQTQSVTGGIEIPASVNGNVWKILVKEGDKVVEDQTIIILEAMKMEIDIKAPKDGVVKAIKTAPNDAVEEGQVLAIIG, encoded by the coding sequence ATGTCAAAAAAGTATATTGATATAATGGATACAACTTTTAGGGACGGTTTTCAATCAGTATTTGGTGGTAGAGTTTTAATGAATGACTTTTTTCCTGCCGTTGAAGCTGCCAAGGAAGCTGGACTAACGCATTTTGAATTTGGTGGAGGGGCAAGATTTCAGTCCCTCTTTTTTTATTTACAAGAAAATGCTTTTGAGATGATGGATAGATTTAGATCTATCGTTGGACCTGAAGCAAACCTACAAACACTTTCTCGTGGTATCAATACAGTTATGCTTGATACAGGTAGTAGAGAGATGATTGACCTTCATGCAAAACTTTTTGCAAAGCACGGTACTACAACTATCAGAAACTTTGACGCATTGAATGATGTAAACAATCTTGAATTTTCGGCACAATGTATTAAAAAATATGGATTAAAACACGAAGTGGTTGTAACACTTATGGATTTACCACCAGGGTGTGTGGGTGCTCATGATGTACCTTTTTATGAAAAAACATTAAGAAATATACTTGATAGTGGCTTACCATTTGATAGTGTTTGTTTTAAAGATGCAAGTGGTACGAGTAGCCCACAAAAAGTATATGACACAATAAAAATGGCAAGAAGATTACTTGGAGATAGTGTACATATTAGACTTCATACTCATGAAACAGCTGGTGTATCAGTAGCATGTTATTTAGCAGCACTTGAAGCTGGTGTAGATGGTATTGATTTAGCAGCAAGCCCAGTAAGCGGAGGAACTAGTCAACCAGATATCCTTACAATGCTTCATGCTGTAAAAGGTAAAGATTATGATCTTGGTGGACTTGAGATTGACAAAATATTAAAATATGAAGAAGTATTAAATGATTGTCTAAAAGATTATTTTATGCCTCCTGAAGCTACTCAAGTATCACCACTTATACCATTTTCGCCTATGCCAGGTGGTGCACTAACGGCTAATACTCAGATGATGAGAGACAATGGGACTTTGGATAAATTCCCAGAAGTAATCAAAGCTATGAGAGAAGTTGTAGAGCGTGGAGGATATGGAACTTCTGTCACACCTGTAAGTCAATTTTATTGGCAACAAGCATATGCAAATGTGATGTTTGGCCCTTGGAAACAAATAGCTCCAGGATATGGAAGAATGGTTCTTGGATATTTTGGAAAAACTCCAGTTGAGGCAGATCCAGAAATAATCAAACTTGCTAGTGAAAAATTAAAACTTGAACCTACAACTCAAAATCCTCTTGATTTTGCAGATGCAGATCCAATCAAAAGTATAGCATGTTGGACAGAAAGACTTCAAAAAGAGGGTCTAGAAGTAAGTGATGAAAATATTTTTATCGCAGCTGCTTGCGATGAAAAAGGGATTGCATTCTTAAAGGGCGAAAGTCAACTAAATGTAAGAAAAAATTCTGATTGTGACGATATTAAATGTGAAAAAACAAATAAATCTGAGGAGAATAAAGGTATGAGTAACGCAACTGGTAATTACACAGTTATAGTAGATGGTCAAAAATTTAATGTAACAGTAGCTGAAGGTGGAGCTGATATTAAAGTAACTCCTGTTCAAGAAACAACAGCAACTGAAAGTGCTCCAGCTCAAACACAATCAGTAACAGGTGGGATTGAAATTCCTGCATCAGTAAATGGTAATGTTTGGAAAATATTAGTTAAAGAAGGTGATAAGGTAGTTGAGGATCAAACTATTATTATTTTAGAAGCAATGAAGATGGAGATAGATATAAAAGCTCCTAAAGATGGTGTGGTAAAAGCTATTAAAACTGCTCCAAATGATGCTGTCGAAGAAGGGCAAGTATTAGCTATAATTGGCTAA
- the pckA gene encoding phosphoenolpyruvate carboxykinase (ATP) yields the protein MSSDISNKLELNDVKSVSRNTDIQTLRELAVRNEGASISSSGALIVDTGIFTGRSPKDKFFVNQDPSNKYIAWGNVNFPVDVNVYNDLLELSKQQLSSKDLFVTDVFCGASLDSRRSIRFITEVAWQAHFIQNMFIMPTEAELENFEPDFTIYNACKTTNPKWQEHKLHSDVFVVFNIEEKKAIIGGTWYAGEMKKGVFSMMNYWLPLDGNLPMHCSANIGDKGDTALFFGLSGTGKTTLSTDPNRHLIGDDEHGWDSKGVFNFEGGCYAKVINLDPKSEPEIFAAIKEGAILENVGHDGKGNVDYTDGSKTENTRVSYPITHIENHKRDLKGGHPTNIIFLSADAFGILPPVSKLTKEQAMYYFLSGYTAKVAGTERGITEPVATFSACFGEAFLPLHPTVYADLLGKKIDEHNVNVYLVNTGWSGGSYGVGKRMSIKNTRACINGILDGSINDSEFDTLPVFNLSIPKTLHGVDTEVLNPRNTWANKEEYDATAKKLAGMYIENFKKYLKVDSHFDYTKAGPQL from the coding sequence ATGTCATCTGATATAAGTAATAAGCTTGAATTAAATGATGTAAAATCTGTATCAAGAAATACAGATATTCAAACTCTAAGAGAGTTAGCAGTAAGAAATGAAGGTGCAAGTATTTCATCTAGTGGTGCTTTGATTGTTGATACTGGTATTTTTACTGGTAGAAGTCCAAAAGATAAATTTTTTGTTAATCAAGACCCATCTAATAAATATATAGCTTGGGGAAATGTAAATTTCCCTGTTGATGTAAATGTTTATAATGATTTGCTTGAATTATCAAAACAACAACTTAGTTCAAAAGATTTATTTGTGACTGATGTTTTTTGTGGAGCTAGTCTAGACAGCAGAAGATCAATAAGATTTATTACTGAGGTAGCATGGCAAGCTCATTTTATACAAAATATGTTTATCATGCCTACAGAAGCTGAACTTGAAAATTTTGAGCCAGATTTTACAATCTATAATGCTTGCAAAACTACTAATCCTAAATGGCAAGAACATAAACTACATTCAGATGTATTTGTTGTATTTAATATTGAAGAGAAAAAAGCAATTATTGGCGGAACATGGTATGCTGGTGAAATGAAAAAAGGTGTTTTTTCTATGATGAACTATTGGTTGCCACTTGATGGTAATTTGCCAATGCATTGTAGTGCAAATATTGGTGATAAAGGTGATACTGCATTATTCTTTGGTTTAAGTGGTACTGGTAAAACTACACTTTCAACTGATCCAAATAGACATTTAATAGGTGATGATGAACACGGTTGGGACAGTAAAGGAGTATTTAACTTTGAAGGTGGATGTTATGCTAAAGTTATCAATCTTGATCCAAAAAGTGAGCCAGAAATATTTGCAGCCATAAAAGAAGGGGCAATATTAGAAAATGTTGGGCATGATGGTAAAGGTAATGTTGATTATACAGATGGAAGCAAAACTGAAAACACTAGAGTTTCATACCCTATTACACATATAGAAAATCATAAAAGAGATTTAAAAGGTGGACACCCTACAAATATAATCTTTTTAAGTGCTGATGCATTTGGTATACTTCCTCCAGTATCCAAACTTACAAAAGAGCAAGCAATGTATTATTTCTTAAGTGGTTATACAGCAAAAGTCGCTGGAACAGAAAGAGGAATAACGGAGCCTGTTGCAACATTTAGCGCATGCTTTGGTGAAGCTTTTTTACCACTACACCCTACTGTGTATGCTGACTTATTAGGTAAAAAGATTGATGAACACAATGTGAATGTTTATCTTGTAAATACAGGATGGAGCGGTGGAAGTTATGGTGTTGGAAAAAGAATGAGTATTAAAAATACTCGTGCTTGTATAAATGGAATTTTAGATGGTTCTATTAATGATAGCGAATTTGATACTTTACCAGTATTTAATCTTTCTATTCCTAAAACTTTACATGGCGTTGACACAGAAGTACTAAATCCAAGAAATACTTGGGCAAATAAAGAAGAATATGATGCAACAGCAAAAAAACTTGCTGGTATGTATATAGAAAACTTTAAAAAATATCTAAAAGTTGACTCACATTTTGACTATACAAAAGCAGGACCACAGCTTTAA
- a CDS encoding OadG family protein has protein sequence MEEVNLVSEALKFMALGMGIVFVFLILLVFILKLQAKILQRYFPQEEKVVTKQWQPSVIKSNDKASKIAAIIAAVQHHKNIKG, from the coding sequence ATGGAAGAGGTAAACTTAGTCTCTGAAGCTTTAAAGTTTATGGCTTTAGGTATGGGGATAGTTTTTGTTTTTCTAATTTTGCTTGTGTTTATACTTAAGCTTCAAGCTAAGATTTTACAAAGATATTTTCCGCAAGAGGAGAAGGTTGTTACTAAACAATGGCAACCATCGGTAATTAAAAGTAATGATAAAGCTAGTAAGATTGCAGCTATTATAGCAGCAGTACAGCATCATAAAAATATCAAGGGTTAA
- a CDS encoding S24 family peptidase gives MIVVFEIIEKLKDIISKDGNNKKVFDKDVAQELDISQVNFATMKNRGKIPYDKILDFCAKKKISINWLLYNQHPGSLVDTTDKYWVRYFPDVKVSAGGGSFEGNDDFNQLDIPEYFVKFLGGVQNIKNIEAINVVGDSMEPTLQNDSIIFIDTSKKEINNNSVYAFLYEDTLYVKRVQKINNGFRMISDNDIYDDMICSIENTKIYGKVLSTFNSI, from the coding sequence ATGATAGTTGTTTTTGAGATAATTGAGAAACTAAAAGACATAATAAGTAAAGACGGGAACAATAAAAAAGTATTTGATAAAGATGTGGCACAAGAGCTTGATATTAGCCAAGTAAATTTCGCTACTATGAAAAATCGAGGAAAAATACCATATGATAAAATACTCGATTTTTGTGCAAAGAAAAAAATATCAATAAATTGGCTTTTATACAATCAACACCCTGGATCATTGGTGGATACAACAGATAAGTACTGGGTGAGATATTTTCCTGATGTCAAAGTTAGTGCAGGTGGAGGAAGTTTTGAAGGAAATGATGATTTTAATCAACTTGATATTCCTGAATATTTTGTTAAATTTCTTGGGGGAGTACAAAATATCAAAAATATTGAAGCCATCAATGTAGTAGGGGATTCTATGGAACCAACACTTCAAAATGATAGTATTATTTTTATAGACACCTCAAAAAAAGAGATAAACAACAACTCAGTATATGCCTTTTTGTATGAAGATACACTATATGTAAAAAGGGTTCAAAAAATCAATAATGGATTTAGAATGATTTCCGATAATGATATATATGATGATATGATTTGCAGTATAGAAAATACAAAAATTTATGGGAAAGTGCTTTCTACTTTCAATTCAATATAA
- the metG gene encoding methionine--tRNA ligase, with the protein MSDKCKKIYITTPIYYVNDVAHIGHAYTTIIADVLARYSRLVGYDTFFLTGTDEHGQKIEQSATAKGQSPKAYADKISGEFRKLWDEFDITYDKFIRTTDEEHKRGVQQAFMKMYDKGDIYKGEYEGYYCVSCETFFMEKQLIDGEGCPDCGRATQIVKEESYFFKLSKYQDKLLEWYKNNPECILPKSKRNEIVNFVEGGLKDLSISRTSFDWGVKLPEQMNDEKHVMYVWLDALMNYITALGYGNGEENMGYWPAKVQLVGKDILRFHAIYWPAFLMSLDLPLPDHIAAHGWWTRDGQKMSKSKGNVVNPKEVADAYGLDAFRYFMLREVPFGQDGDFSQKALIDRINSELGNDLGNLLNRIIGMSGKYSEFNVSSKDVLTYHQKEIVQVNEVLENIEKLIYDMQLNRYLEELWKLLFIANKSIGDYEPWAKIKDGKIDEANALVALVVNILAKVSVLLYPVMPHKIEKIATSLGFSINTDSYNKLIVNKELLNDTTISKIEPLFPRIEEQLLASPVLPAVEEKQECKKTVVKENEPQISEDGLIGIDAFMNVTLKVATVVEAEEVPKSSKLLKLQVDCGEEQNRQIIAGIKEYYSPTDLVGTQVCIVANLKPAKLMGMLSQGMVLAAKDENGLCLIRPSKPTTAGTQIK; encoded by the coding sequence ATGAGTGATAAGTGTAAAAAAATATATATAACAACCCCGATATATTATGTAAATGATGTTGCACATATTGGGCATGCATATACGACTATTATAGCTGATGTTTTGGCTAGATATTCAAGACTTGTGGGATATGATACTTTTTTCTTAACTGGAACTGATGAACATGGGCAAAAAATAGAACAAAGTGCAACAGCAAAAGGTCAAAGCCCAAAAGCGTATGCAGATAAAATAAGTGGTGAGTTTAGAAAACTTTGGGATGAGTTTGATATTACTTATGATAAATTTATTAGAACAACAGATGAAGAACATAAAAGAGGTGTTCAGCAAGCTTTTATGAAAATGTATGATAAAGGTGACATCTACAAAGGTGAGTATGAGGGGTATTATTGCGTAAGCTGTGAAACTTTTTTTATGGAAAAACAACTAATAGATGGTGAAGGTTGCCCTGATTGTGGAAGAGCTACTCAGATAGTCAAAGAAGAGAGTTATTTTTTTAAGCTAAGTAAATACCAAGATAAGCTTTTAGAGTGGTATAAAAATAATCCTGAGTGTATCCTTCCCAAATCAAAAAGAAATGAGATAGTAAACTTTGTAGAAGGTGGACTAAAAGATTTATCAATAAGTAGAACTTCATTTGATTGGGGTGTAAAACTTCCAGAACAAATGAATGATGAAAAGCATGTTATGTATGTGTGGCTTGATGCTTTGATGAACTATATCACTGCTCTTGGATATGGTAATGGCGAAGAAAATATGGGATATTGGCCAGCAAAAGTTCAGCTTGTAGGTAAAGATATATTAAGATTTCATGCTATTTACTGGCCAGCATTTTTGATGAGTCTTGATTTGCCACTTCCAGATCATATTGCAGCTCATGGTTGGTGGACAAGAGATGGTCAAAAGATGAGCAAAAGCAAAGGAAATGTTGTAAACCCAAAAGAAGTAGCAGATGCTTATGGACTTGATGCGTTTAGATATTTTATGCTTAGGGAAGTTCCTTTTGGGCAGGATGGAGATTTTTCACAAAAAGCTTTGATTGATAGAATAAATAGTGAACTAGGTAATGACTTAGGTAATCTTCTAAATAGAATCATAGGTATGAGTGGAAAATATAGTGAATTTAATGTATCATCTAAAGATGTGCTAACATACCATCAAAAAGAGATAGTCCAAGTAAATGAAGTACTTGAAAATATAGAAAAACTAATATATGATATGCAACTAAATAGATACTTAGAAGAACTTTGGAAGCTCCTTTTTATTGCAAATAAATCAATTGGTGATTATGAGCCTTGGGCAAAAATAAAAGATGGCAAAATTGATGAAGCAAATGCGTTGGTTGCGCTTGTGGTGAATATTTTGGCAAAAGTTTCAGTACTTTTATATCCAGTAATGCCACATAAAATAGAAAAAATTGCAACTTCTTTGGGTTTTAGTATCAATACAGATTCTTACAATAAACTTATAGTAAATAAAGAGCTTCTTAATGATACAACAATTTCAAAAATAGAACCATTATTTCCAAGAATTGAAGAGCAGTTACTAGCTTCACCAGTTTTACCAGCGGTAGAAGAAAAACAAGAATGTAAAAAAACTGTTGTAAAAGAAAATGAACCACAAATTAGTGAAGATGGACTAATAGGAATAGATGCTTTTATGAATGTTACATTAAAAGTAGCTACAGTTGTGGAAGCTGAAGAAGTTCCAAAAAGTTCAAAACTTCTTAAACTTCAAGTAGACTGTGGTGAAGAGCAAAATAGACAAATAATCGCTGGAATAAAAGAGTATTATAGTCCAACTGATTTGGTCGGGACTCAGGTGTGTATAGTGGCAAACCTAAAACCAGCAAAACTTATGGGGATGCTTAGTCAAGGAATGGTTTTGGCAGCAAAAGACGAAAACGGCTTATGTCTAATAAGACCAAGCAAACCAACAACTGCTGGAACTCAAATTAAATAA
- a CDS encoding sodium ion-translocating decarboxylase subunit beta, with translation MKKSLSFLLVFIYFLVLGVNANAQEAVIHDNPIAQIAEESVAPSGYHSKSIQELLVSFFNKTGLNAFLSPKDGVMDSHGHEMSKFTQSFGRIIMILVCFTLFYLAIKKNFEPLLLLPIGFGGLLANIPIADIAGPNGFLGIIYDAGISNGLFPILIFMGVGAMTDFGPLLANPKTAILGGAAQFGIFGALVGAMMLSQYTDVFSFTLEQASAIAIIGGADGPTSIFIANALAPELLGAVAVAAYSYMALVPVIQPPIMRALTTKEERKIKMPTLRKVSKIEKIIFPITVLVITLLILPDATPLVGALCFGNFAKESGVVDRLSDTMQNALINIVTIMLGLAVGSKLAAEQFLAVETLGVMIIGLVAFALGTAGGVIMAKIMNKFSSKDNQINPLIGAAGVSAVPMSARVVSKEGQKEDSSNILLMHAMGPNVSGVIGSAIAAGVLLSIFK, from the coding sequence ATGAAAAAAAGTCTCTCTTTTTTATTGGTATTTATTTACTTTTTAGTCTTAGGAGTGAATGCTAATGCTCAAGAAGCGGTAATACATGATAATCCTATTGCACAAATAGCTGAAGAAAGTGTTGCACCGAGCGGATACCATTCAAAAAGCATTCAAGAACTTTTAGTTTCATTTTTTAATAAAACTGGATTAAATGCTTTTTTGAGCCCTAAAGATGGTGTAATGGATTCTCATGGACATGAAATGAGTAAGTTTACGCAAAGTTTTGGTAGAATTATAATGATATTGGTTTGTTTTACATTATTTTATCTTGCAATTAAGAAAAATTTTGAACCATTATTGCTTTTACCTATAGGTTTTGGTGGACTGTTGGCAAATATTCCAATTGCCGATATTGCTGGTCCTAATGGGTTTTTAGGAATTATTTATGATGCAGGTATTTCTAATGGATTGTTTCCAATACTAATATTTATGGGTGTTGGTGCTATGACGGACTTTGGACCACTTTTGGCTAATCCAAAAACTGCTATACTAGGTGGAGCTGCTCAATTTGGTATATTTGGTGCACTTGTTGGCGCAATGATGCTTTCACAATATACGGATGTATTTAGCTTTACTCTTGAGCAAGCTTCAGCTATAGCTATTATTGGAGGTGCCGATGGACCAACCTCTATTTTTATAGCAAATGCTTTAGCACCTGAACTTTTAGGGGCTGTTGCGGTTGCTGCATATTCATATATGGCACTTGTTCCTGTTATTCAACCTCCTATAATGAGAGCTTTAACAACAAAGGAAGAGAGAAAGATTAAAATGCCAACACTTAGAAAAGTATCTAAAATAGAGAAGATTATTTTCCCTATTACTGTTCTTGTGATTACGCTTTTAATTTTACCAGATGCAACACCTCTTGTTGGTGCACTTTGTTTTGGTAATTTTGCAAAAGAGTCTGGTGTTGTAGATAGATTAAGTGACACTATGCAAAATGCTCTAATTAATATTGTAACTATTATGTTAGGACTTGCTGTTGGTTCAAAACTTGCAGCAGAACAATTCTTAGCGGTCGAAACTCTTGGGGTTATGATTATAGGTCTTGTTGCTTTTGCACTTGGAACTGCAGGTGGTGTGATTATGGCTAAAATTATGAATAAGTTTAGCTCTAAAGATAACCAAATAAATCCACTTATTGGTGCAGCAGGTGTTTCAGCTGTTCCGATGTCAGCTAGGGTTGTAAGTAAAGAGGGTCAAAAAGAAGACTCTTCGAATATTCTTTTAATGCATGCTATGGGTCCAAATGTATCTGGAGTTATAGGTTCAGCAATCGCTGCTGGTGTATTATTATCAATTTTTAAATAA
- a CDS encoding efflux RND transporter permease subunit, with amino-acid sequence MVEKLVEFGLKKPILNHMLLLFLFVVSIFSYINIPKEIFPPSKLDSISISGNYLGASSDILDKIAVSKIEENLINLNSTAKITSTISNGYFSIIAELKDGYNAKDVIDDVKNIVTLTRVNLPNDMDEPIVKAIEYTFPLITVALYGDRTFSQMLDIANILKNDLIKKEDLSEVIIRGDGDEEVVIDINNSKLEALGIDKVSLINAINNISTINPIGTIKEQDTHYYLSTSNGTTNIDELENTLIKVGETSLYLKDIATIELGYSQPDTISRFNSNRNISISISKGENGDSIELVKEIKNLLKTYESKYPDLTFDTYTDTSIWIKNRLNNVVSNILFGIILLFLALFYFINIRIAIVVAIGIPTSFMIGLIGAEQFGFSLNMLTLLGALIALGMLVDEAIVVGENIYRHMENGKDHLNAAIDGTIEMYPAVLTATATTIFAFLPILMMTGQVGKFMQVLPIMIAILLFSSLLEAFFFLPLHAKQIFKVNKEVRKSDMIWEKNKKIYMYVLNKILSKRLISLFSIVLLIIIATFILFKNMKFQFMPNFDTTQVYISGSVGTGNTLEQTEEKVKLIEDLIMKNIKFGNDISSISSIVGLKLDGQNQPMLEEFYFHIFVNLREKAPSNFVERFITPYLSPKYDATDMVREKTALEIKEEVLQAITPLLSGTFDELKVFVPQTGIVKNDIEVAFSGKEAQVYEGVKLLKQSLASINGVSNIDDDLLDGNVELKLKPNQYGQMLGISEGYLLQVLKPLYFKGEYAKMISQNGIVKLKLQSHTKDSITNFEQYKIQIPNRPQMVHLVDVVDIYESPAYSQIYKENGIKINSVTAVLDGKKTSHEVFLELEDAFKQMPFGINVEIKGEEQEGQKVKKEMLRAFLISILLIFIALIWMFDSVVKSLIVLSTIPLSVFGVLLGHYIMGLNISMTTLIGIVGLAGVIVNDGVIMMDFIKKAKNIEEIKEYALLRLRPILITSITTFLGLFTLIFFASGQALILQPLAVALGFGLLWATILNLYFVPLVYSLVYFRK; translated from the coding sequence ATGGTAGAAAAACTTGTAGAATTTGGTTTAAAAAAACCAATACTTAACCATATGCTACTATTATTTTTATTTGTTGTTTCCATTTTTTCTTATATAAATATTCCAAAAGAGATATTTCCACCATCAAAACTTGATTCAATTTCTATAAGTGGAAACTACCTAGGTGCAAGCTCTGATATTCTTGATAAAATTGCTGTTAGTAAAATAGAAGAAAACCTAATCAATCTAAACAGTACAGCAAAGATTACATCAACAATAAGTAATGGATATTTTTCTATTATTGCTGAATTAAAAGATGGTTACAATGCAAAAGATGTAATTGATGATGTCAAAAATATAGTCACCTTAACTAGAGTTAATCTTCCAAACGATATGGACGAACCCATAGTAAAAGCAATAGAATATACATTTCCTTTAATTACTGTTGCACTATATGGGGACAGAACATTTTCGCAAATGCTTGATATTGCAAATATCTTAAAGAATGATCTTATAAAAAAAGAGGATTTAAGTGAGGTAATAATAAGAGGTGATGGTGATGAAGAGGTTGTTATAGATATAAACAATTCAAAACTTGAAGCACTCGGCATTGACAAAGTATCTTTAATTAATGCTATTAACAATATATCCACCATAAACCCAATTGGTACCATTAAAGAACAAGATACTCACTATTACCTTAGTACAAGCAACGGAACTACCAATATTGATGAATTAGAAAATACACTTATTAAAGTAGGGGAAACATCATTATACCTAAAAGATATTGCTACTATTGAATTAGGTTACTCACAACCAGATACTATTTCTAGATTTAATTCCAATAGAAATATATCAATAAGCATCAGTAAAGGTGAAAATGGTGATTCCATCGAACTAGTAAAAGAAATCAAGAACTTATTAAAAACATATGAGTCTAAATACCCAGATTTAACATTTGATACATATACTGATACTTCTATTTGGATCAAAAATAGGCTTAATAATGTAGTTTCTAATATTTTATTTGGAATAATACTTTTGTTTTTGGCATTATTTTATTTTATTAATATAAGAATAGCAATAGTTGTTGCTATAGGTATTCCGACTAGTTTTATGATTGGACTTATTGGTGCAGAGCAGTTTGGTTTTAGTCTTAATATGCTTACTTTATTAGGGGCACTTATTGCTCTTGGTATGCTTGTTGATGAGGCTATTGTTGTTGGAGAAAATATATATAGACATATGGAAAATGGCAAAGATCACTTAAATGCAGCGATTGATGGAACAATAGAGATGTATCCAGCGGTTCTTACTGCAACTGCAACAACAATTTTTGCCTTTTTGCCTATTTTAATGATGACTGGACAAGTTGGTAAATTTATGCAAGTATTACCAATAATGATAGCTATTCTTTTATTTAGCTCATTATTAGAAGCTTTTTTCTTTTTGCCACTACACGCAAAACAAATCTTTAAAGTAAATAAAGAAGTTAGAAAATCAGATATGATTTGGGAAAAGAATAAAAAAATCTATATGTATGTATTGAATAAAATCTTAAGTAAAAGATTAATATCTCTGTTTTCAATAGTTTTATTGATTATTATCGCAACTTTTATCCTTTTTAAAAATATGAAATTCCAGTTTATGCCTAATTTTGATACTACTCAAGTATATATAAGTGGTTCAGTAGGAACTGGAAATACACTTGAACAAACAGAAGAAAAAGTTAAGCTTATTGAAGATTTAATAATGAAGAATATTAAATTTGGCAACGACATTAGCTCAATTAGCTCGATTGTTGGACTTAAGCTTGATGGGCAAAATCAACCGATGCTTGAAGAGTTTTATTTTCATATATTTGTAAACTTACGAGAAAAAGCACCAAGTAATTTTGTAGAAAGATTTATAACACCATATCTATCTCCCAAATATGATGCAACTGATATGGTAAGAGAAAAAACAGCTTTAGAGATTAAAGAAGAGGTTCTTCAAGCTATTACTCCATTACTTAGTGGCACTTTTGATGAATTAAAAGTATTTGTACCTCAAACTGGAATTGTTAAAAACGATATTGAAGTAGCATTTAGTGGCAAGGAAGCCCAAGTATATGAAGGGGTTAAACTACTAAAGCAATCATTGGCTTCAATAAATGGTGTAAGCAATATAGATGATGATTTACTTGATGGCAATGTAGAATTAAAGCTTAAACCAAATCAATATGGACAAATGCTGGGAATAAGCGAAGGTTATTTACTTCAAGTATTAAAACCTCTTTATTTCAAAGGTGAATATGCAAAAATGATAAGTCAAAATGGCATTGTAAAATTAAAACTTCAATCACATACAAAAGATAGTATCACTAACTTTGAGCAATACAAAATACAAATACCAAATAGACCTCAAATGGTTCATCTTGTGGATGTTGTTGACATTTATGAATCACCAGCATATTCTCAAATATACAAAGAAAATGGAATTAAAATCAATTCTGTTACAGCAGTACTTGATGGTAAAAAAACATCTCATGAAGTATTTCTGGAGCTTGAAGATGCCTTTAAGCAAATGCCATTTGGTATTAATGTTGAAATTAAAGGGGAAGAGCAAGAGGGGCAAAAAGTAAAAAAAGAGATGCTGCGAGCTTTTTTAATTTCCATACTTCTAATCTTTATTGCACTTATTTGGATGTTTGATTCTGTAGTTAAGTCATTAATAGTTTTAAGTACAATTCCACTAAGTGTATTTGGTGTATTACTCGGACATTACATAATGGGCTTAAATATAAGTATGACTACATTAATAGGTATTGTTGGACTTGCTGGTGTTATCGTAAATGATGGTGTAATTATGATGGATTTTATAAAAAAAGCGAAAAATATCGAAGAAATAAAAGAGTATGCACTTTTAAGACTTAGACCGATTCTAATAACTTCAATAACGACTTTCTTGGGATTATTTACTTTAATATTTTTTGCTTCAGGGCAAGCACTTATTCTTCAACCATTGGCAGTAGCATTAGGATTTGGATTGCTTTGGGCAACTATTTTAAATCTATATTTTGTGCCACTAGTTTACAGTTTAGTCTATTTTAGAAAATAG